A region from the Carassius carassius chromosome 33, fCarCar2.1, whole genome shotgun sequence genome encodes:
- the LOC132114339 gene encoding reticulon-4 receptor-like 2 codes for METRAGARSARVSNTLTFKSGLSLWLVIWLLACHCAPGQACPRLCVCYHMPMTVSCQSQNFTAVPAGVPYDSQRVFLQNNRITELRADSFGFETLVLWLYSNNITSIEAGAFSNLRVLEELDLSDNPSLRRLDGGAFRGLERLQSLHMHRCHLTELPADLFHKLYSLQFLYLQENQLSHLPDGLFSDLVNLTHLFLHGNRIRILSENAFRGLVNLDRLLLHDNRIRQVHRRAFRDLGRLTILYLFNNSLQELPSQLLKDTSSVQFLRLNGNPWTCGCEAMSLWEWFGKARISSSDITCSSPAPRKGQDLRFLRELDFALCPLPDPGSLAGTTTTTFSTKTRWWFSKNKPASSSKRHFYKSSETLKASPFTSVKHPSSSSSSFSSKYDLTVEEAALPKLEPEEYWANYGNEDAASVHCFELECPPGYDSPILPSSSSPSLLSFLSLTALTFSFHILFG; via the exons ATGGAAACTCGTGCGGGTGCGCGGAGCGCTCGCGTCTCCAATACTCTTACATTCAAGA GTGGTTTGTCTCTTTGGTTGGTGATATGGTTGTTGGCATGCCACTGTGCACCGGGTCAGGCATGTCCCAGGTTGTGTGTATGCTACCATATGCCCATGACTGTGAGCTGTCAGTCTCAGAACTTCACTGCTGTTCCTGCCGGCGTGCCCTACGACTCCCAGCGCGTTTTCTTGCAAAACAACCGTATCACTGAACTCAGAGCCGACTCCTTTGGCTTCGAAACCCTA GTCCTATGGCTGTACTCCAACAACATCACAAGTATCGAAGCAGGTGCATTCAGTAATCTGCGTGTACTAGAGGAACTAGATTTGAGTGACAACCCATCACTGCGCAGGCTGGATGGGGGTGCGTTCAGGGGGCTGGAGCGCTTGCAGAGTCTACACATGCACCGCTGCCACTTGACCGAGTTGCCTGCTGACCTCTTCCACAAGCTCTACAGCTTGCAATTCCTCTACCTGCAGGAGAACCAGCTGAGCCACCTTCCAGATGGGCTCTTTTCCGACTTGGTCAACCTCACCCACCTGTTCCTGCATGGCAATCGTATCCGTATCCTGTCTGAAAATGCCTTCCGCGGCCTGGTGAATCTTGACCGCTTGTTGCTGCATGACAACCGCATCCGACAAGTCCATCGGCGAGCCTTCCGTGACCTGGGCAGACTGACCATCCTCTATCTCTTCAACAATTCTCTGCAGGAGCTTCCAAGCCAGTTGTTAAAGGATACGTCGTCGGTGCAGTTTCTCAGGCTCAATGGTAACCCCTGGACCTGTGGCTGTGAAGCCATGTCGCTATGGGAGTGGTTTGGCAAAGCTCGGATCTCCAGCTCAGACATTACATGCTCTTCACCAGCCCCTCGTAAAGGCCAGGACCTGAGGTTCCTGCGGGAGCTGGACTTCGCCCTCTGTCCACTACCTGACCCAGGATCCCTGGCTGGCACTACAACAACCACCTTCAGCACCAAGACCCGTTGGTGGTTCTCAAAGAACAAACCGGCCTCTTCATCCAAGAGACACTTTTACAAGAGCAGCGAGACCTTAAAAGCTTCTCCATTCACCTCTGTCAAACATccctcatcttcatcatcctccttCTCATCCAAGTATGATCTCACAGTGGAGGAGGCTGCTTTACCCAAGCTAGAGCCTGAAGAGTACTGGGCAAACTATGGCAATGAGGATGCAGCCTCAGTCCACTGTTTCGAGCTTGAATGTCCACCAGGTTACGACTCTCCCATTCTTCCATCTTCCTCTTCGCCTTCTCTACTGTCTTTCCTCTCACTCACAGCACTTACTTTCTCTTTTCACATTCTCTTCGGCTGA